From the Phycisphaeraceae bacterium genome, the window AGCAACAGCAGATGCAGGACGCTGCCAACCGGATGGAACAACTCGCGGACGCACAGCAACAGCAAGCCGACCAGACGCGCACAACTCCGCCAAGCCGATCACGCGAGCAGCTCGAATCCCAGCAGGACCTCAATGAACAGACACAACAAGCAGCAAACGATCTCGAAGAGCTTCTCGACCAGAATCCCGAGTTGGCCGACTTGCTCCAACAAGCCATGAAATCGCAAAGCGACGCGATGGAAGAACTCGCCGTCAGCCGCACCGATCGAGCCGCACCCGAACAGCAGACCGCCGCCGACCAACTCCGCGCCATCGCCGAAGCCCTGCGACAATCCGCCGATCAGCAGCCGCAAGAACAACAGGATCAGAGCGAACAACCGCAACAACAGCAGCAGCCACAGGAAGCACCCAACCAGCCCGCTGCCGATCAACCAAAATCCCCCGAGCAAAGACACGCCGAGCAAATCCTCGAACAAGAGGGCCAGCAGCGACGTGAGCTCGAAAATCTTCGTCGCATGCTCAGCCGCCCTGTCCCCGTAGAGCGAGATTGGTAATGCACACACGTTCCCGAGTTTATCATTTCGCGTTCGTGCTCATCTGCCTTGTCTGTTCTCACGCACGCGCCCAAACCAGCATCGAAGTCACCGCGGCTGTCGAACCCGAGCGCGCATACCTCGGCAGCACGTTTCGCTATGTCATCTCCATTCTCTCAAACAAGAGGCTGGCAGTCGAAGATCCAATCGTCAATTTCCCAAATCAGATCCGTGTTCTGAGCACCGGCTCCTCTTTCATGTCACAGCCCGGACGCGCCCGCGACGCCAATGGCAACATCGTCGTCACCAACGTCATCACCCAGTCCTACACCTACACACTGGCCGCATCCAGTTCGGGCACGCTCACGATCCCCTCGATGCAAGTCGTCGTCGATGGGAACACCTTCAACACCAATCCCGTTGATGTCGAAATCGTCGAGCCGGATCAGCCAGATGACTTTGCACTCGAAGCCCGCATCAGCAAGCCTCGCGCGTATGTCGGTGAACCAGTCACGCTTCGCCTCACGTGGTACGTCGGCCGTGATGTGCAGAGTTTCGCCCTTGCAGGTGGCGACATTCCCGATGGCCTCACCGTCGAGCCAATCAGCGATCCAGTCGCGTTTCGCGATCGCTCTGGGCAGTACTTGCGCACCGAAATCTTCGGCCAAACCATCTACGGCAAGCGCGGGCAAGGTTCCTTTCAGGGCACCGCCGCCCTCACACTCACCTACGAACTGCGCATCATCGCCGAGCGCCCCGGCACATTCTCCCTCGGCCCGATCGTCATGATCTTCGACACGCCTCGCCGCAACGAACGAGGCACAGAACGAGGCATCTCTCGCACCGCGCCCATCGAGTTCACCGCACGCCCCATCCCAACCGATGGTCGCCCGAGCACCTTTACCGACCTCATCGGTTCATACATGATCGAAGCAAGCGCCTCGCCCACCGATGTCAACGTCGGCGACCCTATCGCGTTGCAGGTGCGCATCACCGGCCCAAACGCCCCGCGCATCGAAGATGGACCCAATCTCGAAGTTCAGCGTCAACTCGTCGATCACTTCAAACTTGATACCACAGGCTGGACACGCGTGCCCGACAGCACCGGCCGCGCCGTCTTCCGCACAACCATCCGCGCACTCAGCGAAAACGTCACCGAGATTCCCCCACTCGAACTTTCGTATTTCGAACCTATGCAGGGCAAATTCGGAACATCGTTCACGGCTCCCATCCCGATTACCGTCCGCTCCACGCGGGATGTCACCCTGGCCGACGCGATTCTCAGCCCCCTTCGCGCCCCCGCCTCACGCTCCTCACTCGATCGCTCCGCCCCCGGCATCTGGGCGCTGGCGTCTGCCGATGAACTGGCAAGACCAGCACCTCCTGAACGAATCGAGCAGTGGTTCTGGTACGCCATCGCCGCTGCCCCGACCGCTGCCCTGCTCGTCATCTTTTTTTCGACAGTGCGTGATCGCGCCACCCGACCCGGTGCT encodes:
- a CDS encoding BatD family protein, whose product is MLICLVCSHARAQTSIEVTAAVEPERAYLGSTFRYVISILSNKRLAVEDPIVNFPNQIRVLSTGSSFMSQPGRARDANGNIVVTNVITQSYTYTLAASSSGTLTIPSMQVVVDGNTFNTNPVDVEIVEPDQPDDFALEARISKPRAYVGEPVTLRLTWYVGRDVQSFALAGGDIPDGLTVEPISDPVAFRDRSGQYLRTEIFGQTIYGKRGQGSFQGTAALTLTYELRIIAERPGTFSLGPIVMIFDTPRRNERGTERGISRTAPIEFTARPIPTDGRPSTFTDLIGSYMIEASASPTDVNVGDPIALQVRITGPNAPRIEDGPNLEVQRQLVDHFKLDTTGWTRVPDSTGRAVFRTTIRALSENVTEIPPLELSYFEPMQGKFGTSFTAPIPITVRSTRDVTLADAILSPLRAPASRSSLDRSAPGIWALASADELARPAPPERIEQWFWYAIAAAPTAALLVIFFSTVRDRATRPGARARHALHKALRLARAGKTDLAVRHYMALRLAQRPDAITADDCARIAATPLEARELAAALERTELARFGGLDRPAPDPERCCQLLRNAHEHMERTQ